The genomic region TCTTCCCGCTCCTGGTGCTCGTCGCCTGGGAGTGGCTTAGTACCGGCGGCGTCCTGAACCCCCGCTGGTTCCCGCCGCCCAGCCGCATCGTCGGCGCCCTGTGGGACCTGACCGTCAACTACGACCGTTTCTCGGGTACCTCGCTCCTCGGGCGGCCGTGGCTCGCTCCCGCGCGGCTCGTCGAGAGCGGCTGGGCCGGCGTGGCCGACCTCTTCAGGGAGAGCCACGTGTGGGCCACCCTGTCGCGCGTGCTGGTCGGGTTCGTGCTCGGCGCCGTCCCGGCGCTGCTGGTCGGCATCGTCATGGGCCTCAACCGCACGGTGCGCACCATGCTCGACGCCACCATGTCGGCCATCTACGTGCTCCCCAAGATCGCCATCTTCCCGATCCTCATGCTCGTGTTCCCCGACCCGTTCGGGGAGGGGCCCAAGGTGACCGTGGTGGCCATCTCGGCGTTCTTCCTGGTCGCGCTCTCGACCATGGCGGGCGTGCAGGGGATCGACAAGGTGCTGCTGCAGGCGGGCGCCAACTTCGGCGCGAACCGCTGGCAGATGCTCAGGCACGTGATCCTGCCCGGCGCGTTGCCCATCGTCTTCAACGGCCTGCGCCTCGCCCTCGGGACGGCCCTCATCGTCATCGTGGCGGTCGAGTTCGTGCGGGCCAAGACGGGCGTCGGTTACCTCGTCTACTACTACTGGCAGGTGCTCGGCACGCCCAAGATGTACGCCGCCCTCGTGGTCGTGATGGTGCTCGGAGTCGGGCTCACGGCGGTGCTGCAGCTCGTCGAGCGTTGGGCCATGCCGTGGCGGCGCTAGCTCTCCCGCCGCTTCCGTAGCAGGCTCCCGCCCCAGGCGAGGCCTACCACCATGCGCAGGTAGTAGGTGAGCACGCGCCAGGCGAGGATGGCCGCGGCCACGCCGGCCTGCGCCTTCTTGGCGTCGTCCGTCACGACGAGGAGGCCGGCCGCGCCCTTCGCACCGCCGAAACCGTCGCCGCGCGCGCCGGCGTCCTCGGGCGCCACGGGGACGTCGACGCGGCGGGCGCTGGGGGAGCTCAGCCGCATCAGGCTGGCGGTCCCGACCTCCAGCAGGCCGGTGCCGCCCGGCGTGGGGAAGAACGACGACGCCACGGAGGGGACCTGGGCGCTGGCCATGGCGACGAGGGGCGAGGCGCCAGGCCGCATGGCGGCCACGACCACGAAGAACGTGAAGTAGGTCGTGAAGTAGATCACGAAGGTCGTGAGGTGCAGTGCCGCGTGCCGGTGCAGTGGCGCGGGCCGGAGGTTGGCGTGGGCTGACTCGAAGCGTTCGAGGAACACGCGGAGGCCGGCGCGCCACCGCCTCAGCCCGGGGACGCCGACGAGCCAGGCGGCGAGGCGTGTGAGCCACCGCAACCGGAACAGGAGGACGGCGACCATCAGGCCCGCGAGCACGAACGCGACCGCCGCCACGAGCTCGGGCCTGGCGCCCGCGAACACGCGCGTCGAGCGGCCGAGCACGAGGACGCTGAGCGGCACGGACCAAGCCAGGAAGACGAGATCGAGGATCCACACGCGCACGTTGATGGTCCAGGCGTCGGCCGGGCTCATGCCGCCCTGCACGAGCGACAGGGCCACGGCGGGCGCCTGGCCGGCGCTGCCCGGCGTGAGCGCCGCGGTGAACAGGCCGAGGGCGTAGGCGCGCAGCGCGGCCGGGTAACCCAACCGGCGGCCGGCCCGGGCGGCAAGCATCACGAGGCGCAGGGCCCCGGCGGCGTAGTTGACGGCCGCCAGGCCCAGGCCTGCCGCGTACGCCCACGCCGGGACCGCGAGCGCCGTGCCGAGGTCCTCGCCGAGCAACCAGAACGACACCGCCAGGCCGGCGAGCCCGAGGCCGACGGCGATGATGACGGCCCGCGTCACCCTTCCCCTACGCCTCGGCCCGGTTCTTGCCGCGGCGCTTGGCCTCGTAGAGGTTCGAGTCGGCGCGTTTCAGCAGCGACATCTCGTCGTCGAGCGCGTCCAGCGTGGCCAGCCCGACGCTGGCGGTGACCGCCAGGCCCTGCGCCTCGTGCGAGCGGCGCGTCACGCTCTCGAGCACCTTGGCGGCGACGCTGTGGGCGCCGGCCGCGTCGGTCTCGGGCAGCAGCACGATGAACTCCTCGCCGCCCACCCGTGCAACCATGTCGATCTCGCGCGTGCACTCGAGCAGCGCCTCGGCCGTCGCTCGCAGCACCGCGTCGCCGACGACGTGCGTGTACGTGTCGTTAACGAGCTTGAAGTCGTCCAGGTCCACCATGAGCAGGCTGAGCGGCCGCTGCAGACGCTTGGCGCGGAGCAACTCGTCGCCCAGGCGCTCCTCGAAGGCGCGGCGGTTGGCCACGCCCGTTAGCTCGTCGGTGCGGGCCAGCTGTCGCAGCCGGGCCGCTTGCGCCTCCAGCTGCTCGTGGAGGTGGCTCAGGTCGGCGTAGGCCCGCGCCAGCTCCACGTTGCGCAGCCGGTCGATCTCGCGGTCCTTGCGCATGCGGTCGACGTCGAGCTGGAGCTGCAGGATCTGCGTGCGGCGGTCGGACAGCTGCCTCAGGGTGCGCTCGTTGAGGCGGTGGAAGTTCTGGAAGTGGTGCAGCGCTTGCTCCCACCGTCCGAGCGTGGCCATGGCCTCCGACATGGCGCGGTGGGCCGCCGCCGCCTCGACCGGCGAACCGCCCGCGGAGCTCCGCGCGATGGCCTCGCCAAGCGGGGCGAGCGCCGCCTGCGGCTCGCCCTTGGCGAGGTGCACGCGACCCAGGCCGAGCAGCGCCTCGCACTGCACCAGCTCGCGCCTCTCCGGCGACAGGCGCTCCAGGCACTCGCTGAAGTGACGCTGCGCCTCGTCCCAGGCCGCCCCGTCGATGGCGAGCTGACCCAGGCTGAGCTTGGCGAGCCGTTGGCCGTAGGCGTCGGACCTGTCGAAGCTCTCCTGGAACGCGGCCCGGGCGCCCGCCGTGTCGCCCCGCTCGCGGCGCGCCTGCCCGATCGTCCTGAGGGCGATGGCGAGGTCGCGCTGGCCCGCGGGGGAGGCGGAGGCGTGGTGGAGGGCCCGCTCGCCGTACTCGAGCGCCAGGTCGACCTGGCCGAGGTCCAAGTAGGCGCGGGCGATGCCGTTGAGCGGTCCCGCCACCGCGTCGGGGCGCAACTTCTCCAGCGCGTCGAGCGCCTGGAACTGGTTGGCGAGCGCCTGCTGGTAGAGGCCGACGGCGTGGTAGCACCAGCCGAGACCCAGCAGGGCCTTGGCCGCCCCGACCTCGTCACCCAGCCACTGCCGCGCCTGGAGCTCCAGGCGCGCCACGAGCAGCGAGCCCATGTAGTCCGCCTGGCGGAAGGTGCAGATGGCCACGGCGGTGGCGGCGGCCGCCACGTGCTCGAGCACGGCCGGGTCGAGCTCCGCCAGGTGCTCGTCCCACGTCGTGGGCGCCGAGCTCGGGTCCAGGTGGACGAGCGCCAGCGCCTCGTTGCCCCGCCCGACGGCCTCGTCGTAGCGGAACTCGAAGCTCGCGGCCGTCGCGGCGGCGGCGAGGGCGCGCAGGCGTTCTACGAGGGACTCGGCATCGTCCGGCATACGGTGGGCTCCCGACTCCGAGAGGCGAGCGTCACTCTCGACGCTCGCGGCTCATTATGCCCGACGGTTCCGCCGGTCACAGCGAACTTCGTCGGTCGCTACCTGACCCAACGGTCCGCGTACTCCGGGCTGGCCGTCACCGGCAGCCGGCCGCGCAGGAACTCCCGCTCGCTCTCCAGCCAGGCTGGCAGCTTGAAGGCGAGGCCCAGCTCGTCGGCGGGCTCGTCGACGGTGAACCCCGGTCCGTCGGTGGCGACCTCGAAGACGGCGCCGCCCGGCTCCCTGAAGTAGACCGACCTGAAGTAGTTCCTGTCCTTCACCCCGGTGGGGGAGAGCCCGGCCAGCGCCAACGCCTCCCTCGCCTCGTCGAGCGCCCCGTCCGCCACGCGCAGGGCCACGTGGTGGACGCTGCCGCTGCCCAGCCGCGCCTGGGCCGGCGCTGGGACCTCGGATAGGTCGAGGTAGCCGCCCGCCGGGTAGGGGAGCCGCTCGCCGTTGGCGCCGGGGCCGACCCGCACGCGGCGCGCGCCGGTCGCGTCGCGCTCCGAAGCCACCACGCGCATGCCGAGCGCCCCCTCGAGGGCGGCGACCGTGGCGTCGAGGCGAGGGGCGGCGACCGTCACGGCGTGCAGGCCCTGCAGCGCCATCCCGCCGGGCACGGGGGCGCCCGGCCAGTTGAGTAGCGGCGCCTCCCGGGCCGCCTCGATCAGCTCGAGGGGCGTGCCGTCGGGGTCGGAGAAGGCGAGCACCTCCTCGCCG from Trueperaceae bacterium harbors:
- a CDS encoding ABC transporter permease, which codes for MRGAPRRDGPGRAHGEWLVPLGLLVALVAAGGALGLWTRWWWALLGAAFVLLVLTAEAAARRLPFRLQAPYEKALAWLFPLLVLVAWEWLSTGGVLNPRWFPPPSRIVGALWDLTVNYDRFSGTSLLGRPWLAPARLVESGWAGVADLFRESHVWATLSRVLVGFVLGAVPALLVGIVMGLNRTVRTMLDATMSAIYVLPKIAIFPILMLVFPDPFGEGPKVTVVAISAFFLVALSTMAGVQGIDKVLLQAGANFGANRWQMLRHVILPGALPIVFNGLRLALGTALIVIVAVEFVRAKTGVGYLVYYYWQVLGTPKMYAALVVVMVLGVGLTAVLQLVERWAMPWRR
- a CDS encoding flippase-like domain-containing protein, with the protein product MTRAVIIAVGLGLAGLAVSFWLLGEDLGTALAVPAWAYAAGLGLAAVNYAAGALRLVMLAARAGRRLGYPAALRAYALGLFTAALTPGSAGQAPAVALSLVQGGMSPADAWTINVRVWILDLVFLAWSVPLSVLVLGRSTRVFAGARPELVAAVAFVLAGLMVAVLLFRLRWLTRLAAWLVGVPGLRRWRAGLRVFLERFESAHANLRPAPLHRHAALHLTTFVIYFTTYFTFFVVVAAMRPGASPLVAMASAQVPSVASSFFPTPGGTGLLEVGTASLMRLSSPSARRVDVPVAPEDAGARGDGFGGAKGAAGLLVVTDDAKKAQAGVAAAILAWRVLTYYLRMVVGLAWGGSLLRKRRES
- a CDS encoding diguanylate cyclase codes for the protein MPDDAESLVERLRALAAAATAASFEFRYDEAVGRGNEALALVHLDPSSAPTTWDEHLAELDPAVLEHVAAAATAVAICTFRQADYMGSLLVARLELQARQWLGDEVGAAKALLGLGWCYHAVGLYQQALANQFQALDALEKLRPDAVAGPLNGIARAYLDLGQVDLALEYGERALHHASASPAGQRDLAIALRTIGQARRERGDTAGARAAFQESFDRSDAYGQRLAKLSLGQLAIDGAAWDEAQRHFSECLERLSPERRELVQCEALLGLGRVHLAKGEPQAALAPLGEAIARSSAGGSPVEAAAAHRAMSEAMATLGRWEQALHHFQNFHRLNERTLRQLSDRRTQILQLQLDVDRMRKDREIDRLRNVELARAYADLSHLHEQLEAQAARLRQLARTDELTGVANRRAFEERLGDELLRAKRLQRPLSLLMVDLDDFKLVNDTYTHVVGDAVLRATAEALLECTREIDMVARVGGEEFIVLLPETDAAGAHSVAAKVLESVTRRSHEAQGLAVTASVGLATLDALDDEMSLLKRADSNLYEAKRRGKNRAEA
- a CDS encoding VOC family protein, with translation MPLATSGLHHVTAIAGRPQANIEFYVRLLGLRLVKRTVNYDDPQTYHFYFGGPLGQPGTVTSFFPWPGAGPAVRGAGEPLALAYRVPTGMLAAWRARLDDHGLTHSGHERFGEEVLAFSDPDGTPLELIEAAREAPLLNWPGAPVPGGMALQGLHAVTVAAPRLDATVAALEGALGMRVVASERDATGARRVRVGPGANGERLPYPAGGYLDLSEVPAPAQARLGSGSVHHVALRVADGALDEAREALALAGLSPTGVKDRNYFRSVYFREPGGAVFEVATDGPGFTVDEPADELGLAFKLPAWLESEREFLRGRLPVTASPEYADRWVR